One genomic window of Acomys russatus chromosome 29, mAcoRus1.1, whole genome shotgun sequence includes the following:
- the Id3 gene encoding DNA-binding protein inhibitor ID-3 has product MKALSPVRGCYEAVCCLSERSLAIARGRGKSPAAEEPLSLLDDMNHCYSRLRELVPGVPRGTQLSQVEILQRVIDYILDLQVVLAEPAPGPPDGPHLPIQTAELTPELVIANDKRSFCH; this is encoded by the exons ATGAAGGCTCTGAGCCCGGTCCGCGGCTGTTACGAGGCGGTGTGCTGCTTGTCGGAACGTAGCCTGGCCATCGCGCGGGGTCGCGGCAAGAGCCCAGCGGCCGAGGAGCCACTTAGTCTCCTGGACGACATGAACCACTGCTACTCCCGCCTAAGAGAACTGGTGCCGGGAGTCCCGCGAGGCACCCAGCTTAGCCAGGTGGAAATCCTGCAGCGTGTCATAGACTACATACTCGACCTGCAGGTGGTCCTGGCAGAGCCGGCGCCTGGACCCCCGGACGGTCCGCATCTTCCGATCCAG ACAGCTGAGCTCACTCCGGAACTTGTGATCGCTAACGACAAGAGGAGCTTTTGCCACTGA